CCCTGTCTGAACCGTAGTTTAAAAGGTTCGCTGTTCTTATCCTCTAAATGCAGCAACCCAGCTTTTCTATGCCACCTTTTCTGGTCCCCTTCCAGTGCATGTGCCTCTTCAACAGACTCGGTTTCATCATATTCAGAGACAATCTCATCTTCAGTATCAGCCACAGTATACTCtgattcctcttcatcttcttcattatGAGATGAAGACATTGATGATTCAGGGAGGGACGGAGACTTGGTTGATAATAGTGGAGGCAAAGATAATTCAGCAGAAAGATTTTCATTGTGATCGGACTCCAAAACTTTGTTTCCAGTTTCCATCTTGATGACGTACAGAGTTTTTTCTTCGGCTGCATCGTTGTTTGGTCCTTCAAGTTCCTCAGTGAATTGGTCGGGATCAGGCAGCTTAATCTTTGGATGCTCATTATTGCCCTTCTCAATCTTGCTCTGGTTCTGCAGAGGAGACAGAACGTCTGAGCCCTTGTGATTCCTCGTATTGAGGCTTGGAACTCTACCCAGAGACTTGCTGGACATGGAAGCTCTTGGCGATGCCATTCCTCTTGCAATCCCGCTGCTGGAAGTTTTAGGGGACAACAAAGCTTTTGAGGACAACTGTACTTTGAGAGTTGGCTTGAGGGATAAGGATACTTTTGGATTTGCCTGCCCTTTTACAATGCCACTGCTGGAAGGTTTAGGGGACAGTGAAGCCCTTGGGGACATATTTACTCTCTTTACAGCTATTTTGGAGGACACAATCTTTTTTCCGGTTGTACTGTCACTGTTTCTTCTACCACTTGAAACTCTTGAAGAATCAGGCAATGACAATCTCAACTTTGATGAACTAGAATGTTTTGCAGACAGGTTCTCTTTTATAACCTTAGTTGAAACTTGTTTCAGAGAGACCTTTAGCCTTCCAGATGGTGATGATATATCCTGCTTTACTGTTTTCGGGGATAAGTGAGTTGTTGAATCAAGTGAAGTTCTGAGCTTTACAGCTGCGGCCGATGCCTTCTTCCTCTCCAGAGCATCAGCCTTCCTCCTCTCAAACGCTCCTGATATTGAACTCTGGCTGTCAACTGACTTTGACAATGATTTCCTTGCAATCTGCTTTTGCTCGGGGACAGCCGATGCCTTCTTCCTCTCCAGGGCATCAGCCTTCCTCCTTTCGAACTCTCCTGATA
The DNA window shown above is from Euphorbia lathyris chromosome 1, ddEupLath1.1, whole genome shotgun sequence and carries:
- the LOC136208704 gene encoding uncharacterized protein, which encodes MAEPNISLPETPRTTDTDAGNSRRCSTGRPSSSSIGEKVLPNYLRASTGSCHDFCKYGRKHGSEEKARPPFLRRKAKKPPDEENSSNFEPEENVVLTVKHKPNSNPKVPPKTSEVKKGEVPPISLNGRTSVTSSGSGTTAKNMSSRMLLSKSVDRQNPVLREVLAKKKTAGREVLTESINNQRSVSSENRFERSSSLAPERKQTGARKVLTKSVDSQSSISGEFERRKADALERKKASAVPEQKQIARKSLSKSVDSQSSISGAFERRKADALERKKASAAAVKLRTSLDSTTHLSPKTVKQDISSPSGRLKVSLKQVSTKVIKENLSAKHSSSSKLRLSLPDSSRVSSGRRNSDSTTGKKIVSSKIAVKRVNMSPRASLSPKPSSSGIVKGQANPKVSLSLKPTLKVQLSSKALLSPKTSSSGIARGMASPRASMSSKSLGRVPSLNTRNHKGSDVLSPLQNQSKIEKGNNEHPKIKLPDPDQFTEELEGPNNDAAEEKTLYVIKMETGNKVLESDHNENLSAELSLPPLLSTKSPSLPESSMSSSHNEEDEEESEYTVADTEDEIVSEYDETESVEEAHALEGDQKRWHRKAGLLHLEDKNSEPFKLRFRQGRVIDIQPEHNTPRRLKFRQGRAIGENQSFKSDGRRSFKRRGADDHANDKPSSEKVVLRHQDAQGKKDAQGLFNNVIEETASKLAETRKSKVKALVGAFETVISLQDGKPSGNTVS